In Scatophagus argus isolate fScaArg1 chromosome 5, fScaArg1.pri, whole genome shotgun sequence, a genomic segment contains:
- the LOC124059550 gene encoding SR-related and CTD-associated factor 4-like isoform X1, whose translation MDAVNAFNLELFSMIDLKPPISRAKMMSVTKSAIKAIKLYKHVVQIVEKFIKKCKPELKVPGLYVVDSIVRQSRHQFGVDKDVFGPRFLKNFTDTFQNLYHCPEDDKSKIVRVLNLWQKNGVFDMDIIQPLMDMANGVMVPAPALEAHTDLQPEMQPPVTSASVVPAVPQLPNPDALAAVAQLFQSPHGQELQRMLQSFQQADKTLAATIANSIPTPPQMPATQLNLYNAHTEKKNSLAEKLLDRFDYDDEPEDMTAREGSLQTQGIPENVFNQFPVQMPNIENAHPHPMGQTGVIEHGGGLSHGEHHMMPDGYHSTNETYSQSRGNSREDSAMRQEDRHRGYRSRSGSRSPWRRRSRSSSRSRRSRHHCSRSRSKERRWRSRSRSRDRSEREKDRERRQKGLPSIKSQTLSVCSTTLWVGQLDKKTQQSDVMSLLEEFGQIESINMIPPRGCAYIVMVHRQDANTALNKLSKGSYRVNQKPVKIAWALNKGIKPAHKKFWDVERGVTYIPWSKAKVEELESYREGGMLDVETLNPEWIKAKDLNVLPVVNGALESVPGDGTITAHSQVLPAEQAAPIGSPLAFPGPIMLSPTSMPPGGAPFIHTEFERTKLAPAGGLKPLEESTEDSKADSDACIDNQLGSPGAPVMTLPGLGVMQGPRPGMPPLQPPHSMPSPHLPPFLPPPNMPHMPPQMMPGGPVFPPDRFRMPMSFPSRGPPFHRHPSMGPEGVDDREGRHFRDGRPGFGCPPFHKGRW comes from the exons ATGGATGCAGTGAACGCGTTCAACCTGGAG ttgttCTCCATGATTGACTTGAAGCCTCCAATATCCCGTGCTAAGATGATGTCTGTAACAAAATCAGCCATCAAAGCAATCAAG CTTTACAAACATGTTGTCCAGATAGTtgaaaagtttattaaaaag tgcaaGCCAGAATTAAAGGTCCCTGGTTTGTACGTGGTTGATTCCATTGTTCGACAGTCACGGCATCAGTTTGGTGTTGACAAGGATGTATTTGGGCCCAGATTTTTGAAGAACTTCACAGATACCTTTCAAAACCTGTACCACTGTCCAGAAGATGATaag AGTAAAATTGTCCGTGTGCTGAACCTGTGGCAGAAGAATGGTGTGTTCGACATGGACATCATTCAGCCTCTGATGGATATGGCAAATGGAGTCATGGTACCTGCCCCTGCACTGGAAG CTCACACTGACCTGCAGCCAGAGATGCAGCCTCCTGTCACTAGTGCCTCAGTTGTGCCTGCTGTGCCCCAGCTACCAAATCCTGACGCTTTAGCTGCCGTGGCACAGCTGTTTCAGTCCCCCCATGGTCAGGAG ctGCAGAGGATGCTCCAGAGCTTCCAGCAGGCAGATAAGACTCTGGCAGCCACCATCGCAAACAGCATACCAACCCCCCCTCAGATGCCTGCGACCCAGCTCAACCTAtacaatgcacacacagaaaagaaaaattctttAGCTGAG AAACTTCTTGACCGATTTGACTATGATGATGAACCTGAGGATATGACGGCTAGAGAAGGCAGTCTCCAGACACA AGGCATacctgaaaatgtatttaaccAGTTTCCTGTTCAGATGCCCAACATTGAGAATGCTCATCCACATCCAATGGGACAGACTGGTGTTATAGAG cATGGTGGAGGATTGAGTCATGGAGAACATCATATGATGCCAGATGGATACCACTCCACAAATGAGACATATTCACAATCTCGG GGTAATTCGAGAGAAGATTCAGCTATGCGGcaggaggacagacacagaggctATAGATCCAGATCTGGTTCCAG ATCTCCTTGGAGAAGAAGATCAAGATCTTCATCCCGCTCAAGAAGGTCTAGGCATCATTGCTCTCGTTCTAGATCCAAGGAGCGACGCTGGAGATCTCGCTCTCGTTCTCGAGACAGGAGTGAACGAGAAAAGGACAGAGAGCGCAGACAGAAAGGCCTTCCCAGTATAAAGAGCCAGACTCTCAGTG TTTGCAGCACCACACTTTGGGTCGGACAGCTAGACAAGAAAACTCAGCAGTCCGACGTGATGTCTCTTTTGGAAGAGTTTGGGCAGATTGAATCCATAAAT ATGATTCCTCCAAGAGGTTGTGCTTATATTGTTATGGTTCACCGACAAGATGCTAATACTGCCTTGAACAAACTCAGTAAAGGGTCATACAGAGTCAATCAAAAACCTGTTAAG ATTGCTTGGGCTTTGAACAAAGGTATAAAACCAGCACACAAAAAGTTCTGGGATGTGGAGCGGGGAGTCACCTACATCCCCTGGAGCAAAGCCAAAGTTGAAGAGTTGGAGAGCTATCGGGAAGGGGGTATGCTAGACGTAGAGACACTAAATCCAG AGTGGATTAAAGCCAAGGACCTCAATGTGCTGCCTGTTGTAAATGGAGCACTGGAAAGTGTACCAGGAGATGGAACCATCACTGCTCACAGTCAG GTACTACCAGCCGAACAGGCAGCACCTATTGGAAGCCCACTTGCTTTCCCTGGACCAATCATGCTGTCCCCTACATCCATGCCTCCAGGAGGAGCTCCTTTCATCCACACAGAGTTTGAACGTACAAAGTTAGCACCAG CAGGAGGTCTAAAACCTCTAGAAGAGTCCACTGAAGATTCCAAAGCAGACTCAGACGCATGTATCGACAACCAGCTGGGGTCTCCTGGAGCGCCGGTGATGACCCTGCCAGGCCTGGGAGTCATGCAGGGTCCCAGACCCGGTATGCCGCCTCTGCAGCCTCCTCACAGCATGCCCAGTCCTCATCTACCTCCATTCCTCCCACCTCCAAACATGCCACACATGCCCCCGCAAATGATGCCCGGAGGACCCGTGTTTCCTCCAGACAGGTTCAGAATGCCTATGTCCTTTCCTTCTCGTGGCCCTCCTTTCCATCGACATCCCTCCATGGGACCAGAGGGCGTGGATGACAGAGAAGGGAGGCATTTCCGAGATGGGAGGCCAGGATTTGGGTGCCCTCCCTTCCACAAAGGGAGGTGGTAG
- the LOC124059550 gene encoding SR-related and CTD-associated factor 4-like isoform X2, which produces MDAVNAFNLELFSMIDLKPPISRAKMMSVTKSAIKAIKLYKHVVQIVEKFIKKCKPELKVPGLYVVDSIVRQSRHQFGVDKDVFGPRFLKNFTDTFQNLYHCPEDDKSKIVRVLNLWQKNGVFDMDIIQPLMDMANGVMVPAPALEAHTDLQPEMQPPVTSASVVPAVPQLPNPDALAAVAQLFQSPHGQELQRMLQSFQQADKTLAATIANSIPTPPQMPATQLNLYNAHTEKKNSLAEKLLDRFDYDDEPEDMTAREGSLQTQGIPENVFNQFPVQMPNIENAHPHPMGQTGVIEHGGGLSHGEHHMMPDGYHSTNETYSQSRGNSREDSAMRQEDRHRGYRSRSGSRSPWRRRSRSSSRSRRSRHHCSRSRSKERRWRSRSRSRDRSEREKDRERRQKGLPSIKSQTLSVCSTTLWVGQLDKKTQQSDVMSLLEEFGQIESINMIPPRGCAYIVMVHRQDANTALNKLSKGSYRVNQKPVKIAWALNKGIKPAHKKFWDVERGVTYIPWSKAKVEELESYREGGMLDVETLNPEWIKAKDLNVLPVVNGALESVPGDGTITAHSQVLPAEQAAPIGSPLAFPGPIMLSPTSMPPGGAPFIHTEFERTKLAPGGLKPLEESTEDSKADSDACIDNQLGSPGAPVMTLPGLGVMQGPRPGMPPLQPPHSMPSPHLPPFLPPPNMPHMPPQMMPGGPVFPPDRFRMPMSFPSRGPPFHRHPSMGPEGVDDREGRHFRDGRPGFGCPPFHKGRW; this is translated from the exons ATGGATGCAGTGAACGCGTTCAACCTGGAG ttgttCTCCATGATTGACTTGAAGCCTCCAATATCCCGTGCTAAGATGATGTCTGTAACAAAATCAGCCATCAAAGCAATCAAG CTTTACAAACATGTTGTCCAGATAGTtgaaaagtttattaaaaag tgcaaGCCAGAATTAAAGGTCCCTGGTTTGTACGTGGTTGATTCCATTGTTCGACAGTCACGGCATCAGTTTGGTGTTGACAAGGATGTATTTGGGCCCAGATTTTTGAAGAACTTCACAGATACCTTTCAAAACCTGTACCACTGTCCAGAAGATGATaag AGTAAAATTGTCCGTGTGCTGAACCTGTGGCAGAAGAATGGTGTGTTCGACATGGACATCATTCAGCCTCTGATGGATATGGCAAATGGAGTCATGGTACCTGCCCCTGCACTGGAAG CTCACACTGACCTGCAGCCAGAGATGCAGCCTCCTGTCACTAGTGCCTCAGTTGTGCCTGCTGTGCCCCAGCTACCAAATCCTGACGCTTTAGCTGCCGTGGCACAGCTGTTTCAGTCCCCCCATGGTCAGGAG ctGCAGAGGATGCTCCAGAGCTTCCAGCAGGCAGATAAGACTCTGGCAGCCACCATCGCAAACAGCATACCAACCCCCCCTCAGATGCCTGCGACCCAGCTCAACCTAtacaatgcacacacagaaaagaaaaattctttAGCTGAG AAACTTCTTGACCGATTTGACTATGATGATGAACCTGAGGATATGACGGCTAGAGAAGGCAGTCTCCAGACACA AGGCATacctgaaaatgtatttaaccAGTTTCCTGTTCAGATGCCCAACATTGAGAATGCTCATCCACATCCAATGGGACAGACTGGTGTTATAGAG cATGGTGGAGGATTGAGTCATGGAGAACATCATATGATGCCAGATGGATACCACTCCACAAATGAGACATATTCACAATCTCGG GGTAATTCGAGAGAAGATTCAGCTATGCGGcaggaggacagacacagaggctATAGATCCAGATCTGGTTCCAG ATCTCCTTGGAGAAGAAGATCAAGATCTTCATCCCGCTCAAGAAGGTCTAGGCATCATTGCTCTCGTTCTAGATCCAAGGAGCGACGCTGGAGATCTCGCTCTCGTTCTCGAGACAGGAGTGAACGAGAAAAGGACAGAGAGCGCAGACAGAAAGGCCTTCCCAGTATAAAGAGCCAGACTCTCAGTG TTTGCAGCACCACACTTTGGGTCGGACAGCTAGACAAGAAAACTCAGCAGTCCGACGTGATGTCTCTTTTGGAAGAGTTTGGGCAGATTGAATCCATAAAT ATGATTCCTCCAAGAGGTTGTGCTTATATTGTTATGGTTCACCGACAAGATGCTAATACTGCCTTGAACAAACTCAGTAAAGGGTCATACAGAGTCAATCAAAAACCTGTTAAG ATTGCTTGGGCTTTGAACAAAGGTATAAAACCAGCACACAAAAAGTTCTGGGATGTGGAGCGGGGAGTCACCTACATCCCCTGGAGCAAAGCCAAAGTTGAAGAGTTGGAGAGCTATCGGGAAGGGGGTATGCTAGACGTAGAGACACTAAATCCAG AGTGGATTAAAGCCAAGGACCTCAATGTGCTGCCTGTTGTAAATGGAGCACTGGAAAGTGTACCAGGAGATGGAACCATCACTGCTCACAGTCAG GTACTACCAGCCGAACAGGCAGCACCTATTGGAAGCCCACTTGCTTTCCCTGGACCAATCATGCTGTCCCCTACATCCATGCCTCCAGGAGGAGCTCCTTTCATCCACACAGAGTTTGAACGTACAAAGTTAGCACCAG GAGGTCTAAAACCTCTAGAAGAGTCCACTGAAGATTCCAAAGCAGACTCAGACGCATGTATCGACAACCAGCTGGGGTCTCCTGGAGCGCCGGTGATGACCCTGCCAGGCCTGGGAGTCATGCAGGGTCCCAGACCCGGTATGCCGCCTCTGCAGCCTCCTCACAGCATGCCCAGTCCTCATCTACCTCCATTCCTCCCACCTCCAAACATGCCACACATGCCCCCGCAAATGATGCCCGGAGGACCCGTGTTTCCTCCAGACAGGTTCAGAATGCCTATGTCCTTTCCTTCTCGTGGCCCTCCTTTCCATCGACATCCCTCCATGGGACCAGAGGGCGTGGATGACAGAGAAGGGAGGCATTTCCGAGATGGGAGGCCAGGATTTGGGTGCCCTCCCTTCCACAAAGGGAGGTGGTAG